A genome region from Brassica oleracea var. oleracea cultivar TO1000 chromosome C2, BOL, whole genome shotgun sequence includes the following:
- the LOC106326166 gene encoding uncharacterized protein LOC106326166 codes for MLDREMTSFHGRRRLLLIGVAILVTSSLVSLCHGVSSSCHHHPSSTSFQGLRRQVLEGANGTLVLAAERTRRPDPLNHFNIYTDGWNVTNSHYIASVGFSAVPFIVISIVWFVLLGLFLICSCLCCCCCGCGRRSYGYSRVCYTLSLVFLLLFTIAAVIGSAMLYTGQKEFYGSVEKTFMYIVSQATGVLTKLTSLWDSIQSAKDIQLDGHNLFPPQFRGNIDHFNNMIKMSNITYPDRVANQTIRYLTGALNPVRLVLNVIAGVMLAVAFLGLLFSFCGLRVLVYLLVIVGWILVTATILLSAVFLVFHNVVADTCTAMDQWVHDPAAESALSQLLPCLDAKTIGDTLDITKTMTSTAVDMTNAYTVNVSNFDHFPHNNPFYHNQSGPLVPLLCNPLDEHHNPRPCAPNEILLANASQIYKGFVCQVNAEGICITQGRLTQASYDQMMGAINVGFTLDHYGPFLASIADCTFVRDTFRDITTKNCPGLSITSQWIYAGLASLSGAVMFSLIFWMIFVRERRHRSHSKKTVQMNRF; via the exons ATGCTTGACAGAGAAATGACGTCGTTTCATGGTCGCCGGCGTCTCCTTCTTATCGGCGTTGCGATTCTGGTCACGTCCAGTTTGGTTTCTTTATGTCATGGAGTTTCATCTTCTTGTCATCATCATCCATCTTCAACCTCATTTCAAG GATTGAGGAGGCAAGTTCTGGAAGGAGCAAATGGGACATTGGTGTTAGCGGCGGAGAGGACACGGCGGCCTGATCCTCTTAACCATTTCAATATTTATACCGATGGTTGGAACGTTACCAATTCTCATTACATCGCC TCCGTTGGATTTTCTGCTGTTCCATTCATAGTAATATCAATCGTGTGGTTCGTATTGCTTGGACTCTTCCTCATCTGCTCATGCCTTTGTTGCTGTTGTTGCGGTTGCGGTCGCCGGAGCTACGGTTACTCTCGCGTCTGCTACACTCTCTCTCTCGTCTTCCTCCTCCTCTTCACCATCGCCGCCGT GATTGGGTCTGCGATGTTGTACACTGGGCAAAAAGAGTTCTACGGTAGCGTGGAGAAGACGTTTATGTACATTGTGAGTCAAGCAACTGGTGTCTTGACTAAACTAACGAGCTTATGGGACTCTATTCAGTCTGCTAAAGACATTCAGCTCGATGGACATAACCTGTTTCCTCCACAGTTTAGAGGTAACATTGATCATTTCAACAACATGATCAAGATGTCTAACATCACCTATCCTGATCGTGTCGCTAACCAGACCATCCGTTATCTCACTGGAGCACTGAACCCAGT GAGATTAGTGTTGAATGTGATCGCTGGCGTTATGCTCGCAGTCGCATTCCTCGGACTCT TGTTTTCCTTCTGTGGACTGCGAGTTCTTGTCTACCT CTTAGTAATTGTGGGTTGGATTCTCGTCACAGCAACGATCCTCCTCAGCGCAGTCTTCCTTGTCTTCCACAA TGTGGTTGCGGACACTTGTACGGCTATGGACCAATGGGTGCATGATCCAGCAGCAGAGTCGGCGTTGAGCCAGCTGCTTCCATGTTTAGACGCTAAAACCATTGGAGATACATTGGATATAACCAAGACGATGACCTCTACGGCCGTTGACATGACTAATGCGTACACAGTCAATGTCAGTAACTTTGATCACTTCCCACATAATAACCCTTTTTACCATAACCAGTCTGGTCCGCTCGTTCCTCTTCTCTGTAACCCTCTCGACGAACATCACAATCCACGTCCTTGTGCTCCTAACGAAATTCTCCTCGCTAATGCTTCTCAG ATCTACAAAGGGTTTGTGTGCCAAGTGAACGCAGAAGGGATCTGCATAACACAGGGTAGGTTAACTCAAGCTTCATACGACCAGATGATGGGTGCTATCAACGTAGGATTCACGTTGGACCATTACGGTCCGTTCTTGGCTAGTATTGCTGATTGCACATTCGTCCGAGACACATTCAGAGACATAACCACCAAGAACTGCCCTGGACTCAGCATCACCAGCCAATGGATCTACGCAGGACTGGCGTCACTCTCTGGTGCAGTCATGTTCTCACTCATCTTTTGGATGATTTTCGTCAGAGAAAGACGTCACCGTTCTCATAGTAAGAAGACGGTCCAGATGAATAGGTTTTGA